In the genome of Helicobacter colisuis, one region contains:
- a CDS encoding dynamin family protein encodes MKWLEENYDQINPLGNLNILNLPPNSCSDILAILLSLSPKSFNLFWQSQTLQNICQNYLQENLNFKLIKQAQLSLLLQLQHSSNNPKIKTILQETLNKLKILNQNQIIEEAHFKYLLQFLSKIPLDSQQIRTTPPTSSIQHFENFFEESLAILENQMHSIPMFADIQKSLQNLLTKTKSQHFSIGITGVLSAGKSTLLNALLGKEILGSSTIPETASLTTLKYNETSYAKINFWSKQEWEDLKNTLEPNYLESLLQNQEFQSFLSQYILDSNPKQSLEIPLEELPKFTSANSPSKLCNLIKETTLFTPLQFLQNQVEIVDTPGLDDPIIQREEITKNYLCQCDLLIHAMNASQSATQLDINFILEALQNSNISRILIILTHADLLSKKDLLQALDYTKETIQSQISTLQDGALLIKRLDFLCLASYPALLCQTNPQKAKELGYTLQESNFNALIEYLQKTLIGSNSTKAKDLIYLATQGFKKAFLTLQENLNLEKTLLFSSRESILSLIESTKQEIQKAKDELNSTKQKLQAIQQQLQDYANTATNLLSQKLLEAQNILIERIFEDIMYDYNQNKTPSKERVEKILLQGLKDFLIDILRVYQYNFSQKISQLISQFTLNHSLKLSQIKLNETLILKVKIQILNHISLKHKDTKLLNSLQNAFSLGFESFKESIYNQSKTIQSQLFLNLQNHFNEILEESELILQTKEKILQKSLEDSQNNSENKVKKEQEILALQGQIKNHLNQLQNIQEYATRISNA; translated from the coding sequence ATGAAATGGCTAGAAGAAAATTATGATCAAATAAACCCTTTAGGTAATCTAAATATCCTTAACTTACCGCCAAATTCTTGCAGTGATATTTTAGCTATTTTACTTAGCCTTAGTCCAAAAAGTTTTAATCTTTTTTGGCAATCCCAAACCCTGCAAAATATTTGCCAAAATTATCTCCAAGAAAATTTAAACTTTAAGCTTATTAAACAAGCTCAACTTAGTCTATTACTTCAACTACAACACTCATCTAATAACCCAAAAATCAAAACCATTCTCCAAGAAACTCTAAATAAACTTAAAATTCTCAATCAAAATCAAATCATTGAAGAAGCCCACTTCAAATATCTTTTGCAATTTCTCTCAAAAATCCCTTTAGATTCTCAACAAATCAGAACTACCCCACCCACTTCTTCCATACAACATTTTGAAAATTTCTTTGAAGAAAGCCTTGCAATTTTAGAAAATCAAATGCACTCTATCCCCATGTTTGCAGATATTCAAAAATCATTACAAAATCTTTTAACAAAAACCAAGTCTCAACATTTCTCCATAGGAATCACAGGAGTGTTAAGTGCAGGCAAAAGCACTTTATTAAATGCGCTTTTAGGCAAAGAGATTCTAGGTAGCTCCACTATACCAGAAACTGCAAGTCTAACAACTCTCAAATATAACGAAACTTCCTATGCAAAAATAAATTTTTGGAGCAAACAAGAATGGGAAGATTTAAAAAACACCCTAGAACCAAACTATCTTGAATCTTTATTACAAAACCAAGAATTCCAAAGCTTTCTTTCTCAGTATATTTTAGATTCTAATCCCAAACAAAGCCTTGAGATTCCACTTGAAGAGCTACCAAAATTCACTTCTGCGAACTCTCCTAGCAAACTTTGCAATCTTATCAAAGAAACTACACTCTTTACGCCCTTGCAATTCTTGCAAAATCAAGTGGAAATTGTTGATACTCCAGGACTTGATGATCCTATTATCCAAAGAGAAGAAATCACCAAGAATTATCTTTGCCAATGCGATTTGCTCATTCATGCGATGAATGCCTCACAAAGCGCCACCCAATTAGATATTAACTTTATTTTAGAAGCTTTGCAAAACTCCAATATTTCAAGGATTCTTATTATCTTAACCCACGCTGATTTACTCTCAAAAAAAGATCTACTTCAAGCTCTAGATTACACTAAAGAAACTATACAAAGCCAAATCTCTACACTCCAAGATGGTGCTCTGTTGATAAAGCGCCTAGATTTTCTTTGCCTTGCAAGCTATCCTGCACTTCTTTGCCAAACTAATCCCCAAAAAGCTAAAGAATTAGGATACACCCTCCAAGAATCCAATTTTAATGCTCTCATTGAATATTTACAAAAAACTCTCATAGGAAGCAATAGCACCAAAGCAAAAGATCTCATTTATCTAGCTACACAAGGCTTTAAAAAAGCCTTTCTTACTTTGCAAGAAAATCTCAATCTTGAAAAAACACTACTTTTTAGCTCAAGAGAATCCATTCTCTCTCTTATTGAAAGCACCAAACAAGAGATACAAAAGGCTAAAGATGAGCTAAACTCCACCAAGCAAAAACTACAAGCCATACAGCAACAATTACAAGACTATGCCAACACAGCAACAAACCTGCTCTCCCAAAAGCTTCTTGAAGCACAAAACATACTCATTGAACGAATCTTTGAAGACATTATGTATGATTACAATCAAAACAAAACACCAAGTAAAGAACGAGTAGAAAAAATTCTCCTGCAAGGCTTAAAAGATTTTTTAATTGATATTCTAAGAGTTTATCAGTATAATTTTTCTCAAAAAATCTCTCAACTCATCAGCCAATTTACCCTAAATCACAGCTTAAAACTCTCACAAATCAAGCTTAATGAGACTTTGATTCTTAAAGTTAAAATACAAATTTTAAATCATATTTCATTAAAACACAAAGATACAAAGCTTCTCAATTCATTACAAAATGCTTTTTCTTTAGGCTTTGAATCTTTTAAAGAATCCATCTATAACCAAAGCAAAACTATCCAATCGCAGCTCTTTTTAAATCTCCAAAATCACTTTAATGAGATTTTAGAAGAATCAGAACTTATTTTGCAAACTAAAGAAAAGATTCTCCAAAAAAGCCTTGAAGATTCACAAAATAATTCAGAAAACAAAGTCAAAAAAGAACAAGAAATTCTTGCCCTTCAAGGACAAATCAAAAATCACCTAAACCAACTCCAAAATATCCAAGAATACGCAACAAGGATTTCCAATGCTTAA
- a CDS encoding DNA repair protein yields MQKILIKKIVIKDSPAFKVACFEPSPFFNVFSGASGAGKSVLMESILALFGLKESNAQTLEATLELYGIPEEFQGLIDEGEVILTLTKKDKIRYFLNAQNIPKKKITEIFAPFLKHLGTKSYNSFKEENLFFALDSFCSAQDSKHKNFLEDYQNAFGAYQNAKNALKKLQEESLKVNELKEFLQFEIQKLETLNPKKGEYEELLVLKKEFSKKEKIAQSLQEIQGFLSQTHKISNFLNLIDCKNDSILNALNELETICQQESERLNEIESINPEMILNRIEALSTLKHRYGGVDEAIETLKNKKQELAKYENLDILLKESQNTLNQCQQSLKKSAEILLKSRNSNLPSFLKALNTTLKNLKMPPANISLQEISPDLWGILGNVNFNITLNTELKNLSAGEFNRFSLALLLTQNTQTKNQSIIILDEIDANLSGEESQGVAEVLYQLSQNYQIFAISHQSHMPSLAHSHFLVQKQPQGSQITLLNKEGRIHEIARMISGSEITQEAIDFATKRLQNL; encoded by the coding sequence ATGCAAAAAATCTTAATCAAAAAAATCGTTATCAAAGATTCTCCTGCCTTTAAAGTTGCTTGTTTTGAACCTTCACCCTTTTTTAATGTTTTTAGTGGAGCAAGTGGGGCTGGAAAGTCTGTTTTAATGGAATCAATCCTAGCTCTTTTTGGATTAAAAGAAAGCAACGCACAAACCCTAGAAGCCACGCTAGAACTCTATGGAATCCCAGAAGAATTTCAAGGCTTAATTGATGAGGGCGAAGTTATCTTAACACTTACCAAAAAAGACAAAATCCGCTATTTTTTAAACGCGCAAAATATTCCTAAAAAGAAAATTACTGAAATCTTTGCCCCATTTTTAAAACACTTAGGCACAAAATCTTATAATTCTTTTAAAGAAGAGAATCTTTTTTTTGCTTTAGATTCATTTTGCAGCGCTCAAGATTCAAAACACAAAAACTTTTTAGAGGACTACCAAAATGCCTTTGGCGCATACCAAAATGCTAAAAATGCACTCAAAAAACTCCAAGAAGAATCGCTCAAAGTCAATGAACTCAAAGAATTTTTGCAATTTGAAATCCAAAAGCTAGAAACGCTTAATCCTAAAAAAGGCGAATATGAAGAGCTTTTAGTGCTTAAAAAAGAATTTTCCAAAAAAGAAAAAATAGCCCAAAGTTTGCAAGAGATTCAAGGTTTCTTAAGTCAAACCCATAAAATCTCAAATTTTCTTAACCTTATTGATTGTAAAAACGATTCTATTTTGAATGCACTCAATGAATTAGAAACAATTTGTCAGCAAGAAAGTGAGCGATTAAATGAAATTGAATCTATTAATCCTGAAATGATTCTTAATAGAATTGAAGCTTTAAGTACTTTAAAACATCGCTATGGCGGAGTAGATGAAGCCATAGAAACTTTAAAAAACAAAAAACAAGAACTTGCCAAATATGAAAACTTAGACATTCTCTTAAAAGAATCTCAAAATACCTTAAACCAATGCCAACAATCACTTAAAAAAAGTGCTGAAATTCTCTTAAAATCAAGAAATTCCAATCTCCCTTCATTCCTTAAAGCACTCAATACCACTTTAAAAAATCTAAAAATGCCCCCTGCTAATATCTCACTTCAAGAAATTTCACCTGATTTATGGGGAATTTTGGGGAATGTTAATTTTAATATCACCCTTAACACGGAATTAAAAAATTTAAGTGCTGGGGAATTCAATCGATTCTCCCTAGCCCTTTTGCTTACTCAAAACACACAGACAAAAAATCAATCTATTATTATTTTAGATGAAATTGATGCAAACTTAAGTGGAGAAGAATCTCAAGGTGTTGCAGAAGTCCTATATCAACTCTCACAAAACTATCAAATCTTTGCTATCTCTCACCAATCTCATATGCCAAGCCTAGCGCACTCCCACTTTCTCGTCCAAAAACAGCCCCAAGGATCGCAAATCACCTTGCTTAATAAGGAAGGCAGAATCCATGAGATTGCGCGAATGATTAGCGGTAGTGAAATCACACAAGAAGCCATCGATTTTGCTACCAAACGACTTCAAAATCTCTAA
- a CDS encoding J domain-containing protein, with amino-acid sequence MKVELLEPYIQISIEKESRFLKRAIDFAYKHFSKAYRLSSSVLILDDGERYKKDYFLNWAYHVAMQEENKKDNPSFQSIIDSSHLPIRIKMIENKAILEHIIVSLQILHSSLARAQVCLRLNRPNRLARRYLTSLFQDFLISYTKQEIFLDSSSSYFWEKLIAMLSQKIIHNVVLDFDYETFKTNNTFECFEPYTTKEERLLKRSYRILGCREDDEFESVKNRYIELAKIYHPDNVYGQDSKIIEGYSEKFRIINEAYENIKSNFKCYLRS; translated from the coding sequence ATGAAAGTAGAGCTCTTAGAGCCATACATTCAAATTAGCATTGAAAAAGAATCACGCTTTTTAAAACGCGCTATTGATTTTGCATACAAGCACTTCTCCAAAGCCTATCGCCTCTCTAGTTCAGTATTGATTTTAGATGATGGGGAACGCTATAAAAAGGATTATTTTTTAAATTGGGCTTATCATGTCGCTATGCAAGAAGAAAATAAAAAAGACAATCCAAGCTTCCAATCCATCATCGATAGTAGCCACCTTCCAATCCGCATTAAAATGATTGAAAACAAGGCTATTTTAGAGCATATCATTGTTTCTTTGCAAATCCTGCATAGTAGCCTAGCAAGAGCGCAAGTTTGTTTGCGACTAAATCGCCCAAATCGTCTTGCAAGACGCTATTTGACTTCCTTATTTCAAGATTTTCTTATTAGCTACACTAAGCAAGAAATTTTTTTAGATTCAAGTAGCTCTTATTTTTGGGAAAAACTCATTGCAATGCTCTCTCAAAAAATTATCCACAATGTTGTTTTGGATTTTGATTATGAAACTTTCAAAACCAACAACACTTTTGAATGCTTTGAGCCCTACACTACCAAGGAAGAAAGATTGCTTAAGAGAAGTTATAGAATCTTAGGTTGCAGAGAAGACGATGAGTTTGAAAGTGTAAAAAATCGCTACATTGAACTTGCAAAAATTTATCATCCTGACAATGTTTATGGACAAGATTCCAAAATTATCGAAGGTTACTCTGAAAAATTCCGCATTATTAATGAAGCCTACGAAAACATTAAATCAAACTTTAAATGCTATTTAAGGAGTTAA
- a CDS encoding superoxide dismutase: MFNLRALPFNEIQGFISKETCEFHYGKHHQTYINNLNNLIKGTEFESASLFEIVTKAQGGIFNNAAQVYNHDFYWDCLSPKETPLSSELQEAINESFESFDKFKETFLQSATTLFGSGWCWVVYNPNSKKLEIVQTSNAQTPVTQGLIPVLVVDVWEHAYYVDYRNARPAYLEKFFSHIHWDFVSKSLEWAKKEGLNSVNFYMNSLHA; encoded by the coding sequence ATGTTTAATTTACGCGCATTACCTTTTAATGAAATCCAAGGCTTTATTAGCAAAGAAACCTGTGAATTCCATTATGGAAAGCACCACCAAACTTATATTAATAATCTTAACAATCTTATTAAAGGAACAGAATTTGAATCGGCTTCTTTATTTGAAATTGTTACAAAAGCACAAGGCGGAATCTTTAACAACGCTGCACAAGTTTATAATCACGATTTTTATTGGGATTGCCTCTCACCCAAAGAAACTCCATTAAGTAGCGAATTGCAAGAAGCTATCAATGAAAGCTTTGAAAGTTTTGATAAATTCAAAGAAACTTTCTTGCAATCTGCCACTACACTTTTTGGTTCTGGTTGGTGTTGGGTTGTGTATAATCCAAACTCTAAAAAACTAGAAATTGTTCAAACAAGCAATGCACAAACTCCTGTTACACAAGGCTTGATTCCTGTTTTAGTAGTTGATGTTTGGGAACACGCTTATTATGTAGATTACAGAAATGCTAGACCTGCTTACTTAGAAAAATTCTTTAGCCACATTCACTGGGATTTTGTTTCTAAATCATTAGAATGGGCAAAAAAAGAAGGATTAAACTCTGTAAATTTCTATATGAACTCTCTCCACGCTTAA
- a CDS encoding dynamin family protein encodes MLKQFLKECQEILQKNSQTTPIQKLLLDCQNNLNPNDYSLEFFRDLYDKNQESMQIAIIGQFSSGKSTFLNALLGENILPTGITPITSKVCKICYGDEYILEVVYKNGHKIPQNIDFLHKLTRQNSQNIDYFCLYAPILLLKEINFLDTPGFNSQNQEDTNTTLKILENVDGIIWLTLIDNAGKNSEKQLLKEFIKHYAQKSLCVLNQKDRLKSQEEINLSVQYAKEAFNGIFAEVIPISAKIGLQANLNSPQKILKNLLSNLSSKIQNLIHIENKELLLSTLESDFQFTSKSIQNTSQNNTDYINLIKQSNMQAIFDFITHTIKPKATLSKEYSTLKKLKEMHILLHYQYHKTLLCYKSLTKIFINHLHNTTLKSQTHQEKQQQIFNNLYKTLDLLLDSLAQNIYNNLEKITLNFPIKQKSLFKEKIILQSKEVVSLPLEQIKIRLQNQDSPFQKDFKALSAQIHNFCNLFRDLVEEFSKDLKSKTKQWQDKEVQKQEIYKYAPNSQSLKDLQHFSQQYYECLITDFDKNDLLATSNLQSQLHFLSHFLTLNYNNAIESALNKLDLKLKNSIAKHQENQDFAIFSPTLENIRDYLNESFCFEPLQAQLFGPMNLLKKTHSQFLKGLENLTCDKIQLINDKMTNLKTEIDKIIKNLQIIKNFMNMEPELLISKQDTKNKEV; translated from the coding sequence ATGCTTAAACAATTCCTAAAAGAATGCCAAGAGATTCTACAAAAAAACTCACAAACCACCCCAATCCAAAAGTTACTTTTAGATTGCCAAAACAATCTTAATCCAAATGACTACTCCCTAGAATTTTTTCGTGATCTTTATGATAAAAATCAAGAATCTATGCAAATTGCTATTATTGGGCAATTCTCAAGCGGTAAAAGCACCTTTTTAAATGCTCTTTTGGGTGAAAATATCTTGCCAACTGGAATCACACCAATAACTTCAAAAGTCTGCAAAATCTGTTATGGGGATGAATATATTTTGGAGGTTGTTTATAAAAATGGACATAAGATTCCACAAAATATTGATTTTCTCCACAAGCTTACAAGACAAAATTCTCAAAACATTGATTATTTTTGCCTTTATGCACCTATTTTACTCTTAAAAGAAATTAATTTTCTTGACACTCCAGGGTTTAACTCCCAAAATCAAGAAGACACCAACACAACTTTAAAAATTCTAGAAAATGTGGATGGAATTATTTGGCTAACGCTTATTGATAATGCTGGAAAAAATAGCGAAAAACAGCTCCTTAAGGAATTCATCAAACATTATGCACAAAAAAGTCTTTGTGTTTTAAACCAAAAAGATCGCTTAAAATCTCAAGAAGAAATCAATTTAAGCGTTCAATATGCCAAAGAAGCCTTTAATGGAATCTTTGCAGAAGTCATTCCAATTTCTGCAAAAATAGGACTTCAAGCCAATCTAAACTCCCCTCAAAAAATCCTAAAAAATCTTCTCTCCAATCTCTCTTCAAAGATTCAAAATCTCATTCACATAGAAAATAAAGAATTGCTTTTAAGCACCTTAGAATCTGATTTTCAATTCACTTCAAAATCCATTCAAAACACAAGCCAAAACAATACTGATTATATAAACCTAATCAAACAATCCAATATGCAAGCTATCTTTGATTTCATAACACATACTATCAAGCCCAAAGCAACCCTTTCTAAAGAATACAGCACTCTTAAAAAACTTAAAGAAATGCATATTTTACTTCATTACCAATACCACAAAACTTTACTTTGCTACAAATCTTTAACTAAAATATTTATTAATCATCTCCACAATACCACTCTAAAAAGCCAAACTCACCAAGAAAAGCAACAGCAAATTTTCAACAATCTCTATAAAACCTTAGATTTGCTTTTGGATTCTCTTGCGCAAAATATCTATAACAATCTAGAAAAAATCACTCTTAATTTTCCCATTAAGCAAAAATCACTTTTTAAAGAAAAAATTATTTTACAAAGCAAGGAAGTTGTGTCGCTACCATTAGAGCAAATTAAAATCCGCCTCCAAAATCAAGATTCACCTTTTCAAAAAGATTTCAAAGCCTTAAGCGCACAAATCCATAATTTTTGCAATTTATTCCGAGATTTAGTGGAAGAATTCTCAAAAGATTTAAAATCCAAAACCAAGCAATGGCAAGACAAAGAAGTTCAAAAACAAGAGATTTATAAATACGCCCCAAATAGCCAAAGCCTCAAAGACTTGCAACATTTTTCACAGCAATATTACGAATGCCTTATAACTGATTTTGATAAAAATGACTTACTAGCCACCTCCAATCTCCAAAGCCAACTTCACTTCTTAAGCCATTTTCTAACACTAAATTATAATAACGCAATTGAATCGGCACTCAACAAGCTTGATTTAAAACTTAAAAACTCCATTGCCAAACATCAAGAAAATCAAGATTTTGCAATTTTTTCACCCACCCTAGAAAATATCCGCGATTATCTTAATGAATCTTTTTGTTTTGAACCCTTACAAGCTCAATTATTTGGACCTATGAATCTACTTAAAAAAACCCATTCTCAATTTTTAAAAGGCTTGGAGAATCTCACGTGCGATAAAATTCAACTTATCAATGATAAAATGACAAATCTTAAGACAGAAATTGATAAAATTATAAAAAATTTACAAATTATCAAAAATTTTATGAATATGGAACCAGAGTTGCTTATAAGCAAACAAGACACTAAAAACAAGGAAGTTTAA
- a CDS encoding NFACT family protein — translation MKSHKKPSILLPNDFKISKRQAMNLNTLKKFAIYLNDSPKKLRSIKRIGDNLFKLDISGEIFYFDLSKSKSSIYLTQDQLIPPKLYNAPFDKSLQKLCYNAQIKNAKVDGDNRILQLFLETQNSYKTNITLLQAEFTGCYTNLILLTPDFIVIDALRHITKDQSFREVKISRPLLPLPQPNKKPILKDEGELLETLKNNFLKIKENELKQKIQKSSTHITQKIKQLQYFLKNLENKQELEKTAQNESNYGKLILQNLYLYPNFKGTKIILQDTKITLPPKATSLSHAAQIFFENSKKLSKKAQNIHLQEENLQDKITFYSKLLEMVQNVTNLNDLQILDSNSQKEIKQKKISKSFESFFIEGFKVSIGKSEKENIALLKEAKADDIWMHIRDIPSSHLIIHCGKNKIPDIILQKAAKILVGFLKSFSGNYEVDYTKRKFVKITQGANVIYGKEQTLQIIKE, via the coding sequence GTGAAATCACACAAGAAGCCATCGATTTTGCTACCAAACGACTTCAAAATCTCTAAAAGACAAGCTATGAATCTAAACACTCTAAAAAAATTTGCCATTTATCTCAACGATTCTCCCAAAAAACTCCGCTCCATTAAGCGCATTGGGGATAATCTTTTTAAGCTTGATATTAGCGGAGAAATCTTTTATTTTGATCTAAGCAAGTCTAAAAGTAGCATTTATCTCACACAAGATCAACTAATCCCTCCTAAACTCTATAATGCTCCTTTTGATAAAAGTCTCCAAAAACTCTGCTATAACGCTCAAATCAAAAACGCCAAAGTTGATGGAGACAATCGGATTTTACAGCTTTTCTTAGAAACACAAAATAGTTACAAAACCAATATCACTCTTTTGCAAGCTGAATTTACAGGCTGTTATACCAATCTTATTTTACTTACTCCAGACTTCATTGTTATTGATGCTTTGCGACACATCACAAAAGATCAATCTTTCCGCGAAGTTAAAATCTCACGCCCTCTTTTACCTCTCCCACAGCCCAATAAAAAGCCAATTTTAAAAGATGAAGGTGAGCTTTTAGAAACTCTAAAGAATAATTTTTTAAAAATTAAAGAAAACGAATTAAAACAAAAAATCCAAAAATCAAGCACCCATATCACTCAAAAAATCAAGCAACTTCAATATTTTTTAAAAAATTTAGAAAACAAACAAGAGCTAGAAAAAACCGCGCAAAACGAATCAAATTATGGAAAACTCATTCTCCAAAATCTCTATCTTTATCCCAATTTCAAAGGCACAAAAATTATTCTCCAAGATACCAAAATCACGCTTCCACCAAAAGCCACTTCTCTAAGCCATGCCGCACAAATTTTCTTTGAAAACTCCAAAAAACTAAGCAAAAAAGCACAAAATATCCATCTTCAAGAAGAGAATTTGCAGGATAAAATCACCTTTTATTCTAAACTTTTAGAAATGGTTCAAAATGTAACAAATCTCAATGATTTGCAAATTTTGGATTCAAACTCCCAAAAAGAAATCAAACAAAAAAAAATTTCCAAGTCCTTTGAGAGCTTTTTTATCGAAGGTTTTAAAGTCTCTATTGGTAAAAGCGAAAAAGAAAATATCGCTTTACTTAAAGAAGCAAAAGCCGATGATATTTGGATGCATATCCGCGATATTCCAAGCTCTCATCTTATTATTCATTGTGGAAAAAATAAGATTCCTGATATAATCTTGCAAAAAGCTGCTAAGATTTTAGTAGGCTTTTTGAAAAGCTTTAGTGGGAATTATGAGGTGGATTACACCAAAAGAAAATTTGTAAAAATTACTCAAGGCGCAAATGTAATCTACGGAAAGGAACAAACACTCCAAATCATAAAGGAATAA
- a CDS encoding NAD(+)/NADH kinase, producing the protein MKEIHTLGVILRPSTPELKEYFLEFQSLAHSLGFEVLLDSISGGMINRNGLNFQDLCQYCDALISIGGDGTLISTARRSFSYQKPILGINMGHLGFLTDLQKHEVQSFLPNLKTGNYNITNHMMLEGKIDDKTSFFALNDIILARPNDASMIHLKAYIDGNYFNSYYGDGLILATPTGSTAYNISAGGAVVYPFSHNLLLTPICAHSLTQRPLILPANFTIDIELGEQGICNIVIDGQENKTLKSGQKISIKTQKDGAKLIHNIHWDYFKILKEKFHWGDYE; encoded by the coding sequence ATGAAAGAAATTCACACTTTAGGTGTAATCTTACGCCCCTCAACCCCCGAACTCAAAGAATATTTTTTGGAGTTTCAAAGCCTTGCCCATTCACTTGGCTTTGAAGTTTTGCTAGATTCTATTAGTGGTGGTATGATTAATAGAAATGGTTTAAACTTCCAAGATCTCTGCCAATATTGCGATGCTTTAATTTCTATTGGAGGTGATGGCACACTCATCTCCACTGCTAGACGATCTTTTTCATATCAAAAGCCAATTTTGGGAATCAATATGGGGCATTTGGGATTCCTTACAGATTTACAAAAACACGAAGTTCAATCTTTTTTGCCAAATCTTAAAACTGGAAACTACAATATCACCAATCATATGATGCTTGAAGGAAAAATTGATGATAAAACAAGCTTTTTTGCACTCAATGATATTATTTTAGCCCGTCCTAATGATGCTTCTATGATTCATCTCAAAGCCTATATTGATGGAAATTACTTTAATTCTTACTATGGAGATGGTTTAATTCTTGCTACCCCAACAGGCTCTACAGCTTATAATATTAGCGCGGGTGGCGCCGTTGTCTATCCTTTCTCTCACAATCTACTTTTAACCCCTATTTGTGCGCATTCTTTAACCCAAAGACCTCTAATTCTACCTGCAAATTTTACCATTGATATAGAGCTTGGAGAACAGGGGATTTGCAATATTGTTATTGATGGACAAGAAAATAAAACTCTCAAATCCGGGCAAAAAATCTCCATAAAAACCCAAAAAGATGGAGCCAAGCTCATTCACAACATTCATTGGGATTATTTTAAAATTCTCAAAGAAAAATTTCATTGGGGAGATTATGAATAA